One Kwoniella pini CBS 10737 chromosome 10, complete sequence genomic region harbors:
- a CDS encoding ATP-dependent RNA helicase DBP2-A, which produces MSYGGGSYGGGYGGGGGGGYGGGGGGGYGGGGGGGYGGGSYGNYSGGAGYGSYGGGGGDRMGNLGGGLQTIDWNHTNLTKFEKNFYVQDPRVTARTDAEINAFRAEKTMKIQGQNVPRPITTFEEAGFPDYILSEIRTMGFTAPSSIQCQAWPMALSGRDLVAVAETGSGKTISFALPAMVHINAQPLLAPGDGPIVLILAPTRELAVQIQAECSRFGKSSRIRNTAIYGGAPKGPQIRDLQRGVEICVATPGRLIDMLETGKTNLKRVTYLVMDEADRMLDMGFEPQIRKIVSQIRPDRQTLLFSATWPKEVQRLAMDFLHDFIQVNIGSMELTANHNVQQHVEICTDYDKRQKLLGHLEQISKENAKVIIFIATKRVADDLTKFLRMDGWPALAIHGDKQQAERDWVLAEFKAGRSPIMLATDVASRGLDVKDIGYVINYDFPNNCEDYIHRIGRTGRAGRKGVSYTYFTPDNSKQARELVQILRESKSEVTPELEQMAMYGGGGGGRGRGGGGRGRGGGRFGGGGGGGYGGGSGANSVGGGGGGYSSRW; this is translated from the exons ATG TCTTACGGTGGTGGATCTTACGGCGGTGGATACGGAGGAGGCGGTGGTGGTGGTTACGgcggtggtggtggtggcGGTTATGGgggaggtggtggtggtggataCG GCGGTGGATCATACGGTAATTATTCTGGTGGTGCAGGCTATGGCTCTTATGGAG GTGGCGGTGGTGATAGAATGGGAAACCTTGGCGGTGGGTTACAAACCATTGATTGGAACCACACCAATCTTACCAAATTCGAGAAAAA CTTCTATGTTCAAGATCCTCGAGTGACCGCTCGAACTGATGCCGAAATCAACGCTTTCCGAGCTGAGAAGACCATGAAGATTCAAGGTCAAAACGTTCCTCGACCTATCACTACTTTCGAGGAAGCCGGTTTCCCTGACTACATCCTTTCTGAGATCAGAACTATGGGCTTTACCGCTCCTTCATCGATTCAATGTCAAGCCTGGCCTATGGCTCTTTCCGGTCGAGATCTTGTAGCCGTCGCTGAGACTGGTTCCGGTAAAACTATCTCATTCGCTCTCCCCGCTATGGTCCACATCAATGCTCAACCACTTCTTGCCCCTGGAGACGGACCAATCGTCCTTATCCTTGCCCCTACTCGAGAATTGGCtgttcaaattcaagctgAGTGCAGCAGATTCGGTAAATCATCTAGAATTAGAAACACTGCCATCTACGGTGGTGCCCCTAAGGGTCCTCAAATCCGAGATCTTCAACGAGGTGTTGAGATCTGTGTCGCTACTCCCGGtcgattgattgatatgcTCGAAACCGGAAAGACCAACCTCAAGCGTGTGACATATCTTGTCATGGACGAAGCCGACCGAATGCTTGATATGGGTTTCGAACCTCAAATCAGAAAGATTGTCAGTCAAATCCGACCTGACAGACAAACCCTTCTTTTCTCTGCTACGTGGCCCAAGGAAGTTCAAAGACTTGCCATGGATTTCCTTCACGACTTCATTCAAGTCAACATCGGTTCTATGGAGCTCACTGCCAACCACAATGTGCAACAACACGTTGAAATCTGTACCGACTACGACAAACGACAAAAACTTCTCGGTCACCTTGAGCAAATCTCCAAAGAGAACGCTAAAgtcattatcttcatcgcTACCAAGCGAGTTGCTGACGACCTTACTAAATTCCTTCGAATGGATGGCTGGCCTGCTCTTGCCATTCACGGTGACAA ACAACAAGCCGAACGAGATTGGGTTTTGGCCGAATTTAAAGCTGGTCGAAGTCCTATCATGCTTGCTACTGACGTCGCTTCTCGAGGTCTCG ATGTCAAGGACATTGGTTACGTCATCAACTA TGACTTCCCAAACAACTGTGAAGACTACATTCACCGAATCGGTCGTACCGGTCGAGCAGGTCGAAAGGGTGTTTCATACACTTACTTCACCCCTGATAACTCTAAGCAAGCTCGTGAACTTGTACAAATTTTGAGAGAGTCCAAGAGTGAAGT TACACCTGAGCTTGAGCAAATGGCTATGTAcggtggtggaggtggtggacGAGGAcgaggtggaggtggaagaggaagaggaggaggtagattcggtggtggaggtggtggtggttACGGAGGTGGATCTGGTGCTAATTCCGTcggtggtggaggaggaggttACAGTTCAAGATGGTAG